The nucleotide sequence CCCCGGAAGATGCGGGCCACCTGCTCGGCGTTCATAGGGCGGGCCGCTTCTCTGAGGGCTTGCCGAATCACTCGTGACTGCTCGCCCAGCTTGCGGGGGAAGGTTGGCCGCTTGGCTTCGGCAGCAGCGGCTTCTTCGGCTTCCACCAGCAACGCCTGCACCGTCGCGTTCGGGTTCTGGTACTCGGGCCGCAGGTAGCGCACCCGGTCCTGACGCTCCTCGGCCGCCCGCTCCGCGTTCAGGATGCTCAGGTGCCCCAGAATGGTCTGCTCGTCCAGCTCGGCAGGCCAGCCATAAGCGTCAGCCACTAGGGCATCCAGCTCGTCATGGTGGCCTTTCAAGGTGTCGACCAGCCCACGCTCGTGGACGTCGCGCTCCTTATCGGTCAGCGCCACGCCCGAGCGCAGCTTCTCCAGCACGTTGTACAGCTCGGTCAGCGTCAGGTCGTCGTGCAGCGCAAGCCGGGCCTTGCGGTGGTCGTCGAGGGCCTGCGCCCTTTCGCGAATGGCAGCTTTCTGCTCAGCGGTAGCTTCAGGGAAGGGAAACGTATTGAAACAACGGGTCTTGTTGTAACGCGGGTCATTCCCAACGCCCAAACGACTTCCCTGAGCCAACGCCCACACCACATGAATACGGCTGCTCAATACACCTAGGACGTAGGCGTCGTCATGGGCAATGGCCACCAGCATGTTGTCCGGCAGGATGGACTTATCCAGAAACTGAAAGGTGCGGTGCTTGCTGGTTTCCACCGTGGCGATATAGCGGGGTAGGCCAGTCAGGGCAGGTCGAAAGTCGCTCCGCGGCTCCCCGAAAATCCACCAGTTGTTGCGGTAGCTCGCCCGGTTGTTCAGGTCACGCTCCGGTTTCACCGTCAGCTTGACGTGCTGATAGATCTCGGGGAAGCTCTGCTGCACCTCTTTTTCGCTCAGGCCGAACAGGTCAATCACCATTGCCCCGCGTGAGTTGCCGTTCAGGTCACGCCCATTGCGGTACTCGCGGATATGTTCCTCCAAGCCCTTGATGCGGCCCAGACCCAGCTCTGCGGCGCGTTTTGGAGTGACGATGAAGCCTTTGCCGTGCAACTTGACGCCCGGATTGCTCAGCCCTTCCATCGCCTTCAATGCCACCGCCTTCGTCACATCCACGCCCACCGTCAGGTCAGCGTTGATGCGGCCTGTCACAGCTTCGGTCTCCACTTCAAATTCCCCGTACTCACCCACCTTCTCACTGACCACCCGCTCCAGCACCCCTTCGGCTGACCCCTTGCCGACCACGGTCATGGCAATCCGCACGTCGGCCCCGTCAGCCTCGTCCACCCAGGGATGGTCAGGCACGGCGTACAGCAGGCTCATGGTCTTGTTGTCCACGCTCTGCTCGATGACACGGCGGTTGAAGGTCTGCTTGATGCTGTTGGTCGTCACGAACCCGAAACGCCGCAGCTTGGGCAACGTCATGAGTTGGGCGGCCCGGAACCACCAGTACATGACGAAGTCGGCACTGTCCGGCACGCCAGGGTGCAGTTTGCTGATTTTGTAGGTCGAGCGCAGCGCCTTCACGTACCCGTCTCCCAGGGTTTCGCGCATCGGCCCTGCGCCGATAAAAGGCGGGTTCCCCACGATGAAGTCTGCAAACGGCCAGGGGGCCTGCGCCGTAGAGAGGTAGGTCATGTCAGGGATGCGGGCCTCCGGGTCAGGCACGTCCTGCCCGTCTGGAGTCTTGATGCGCGTCTTGCCGTCCCATCGGGTCGCCTTGTCATTGACCCGTGTACTGCTGTACAGCAGCACCGCGTCCGTGTTCCGAATGTTCTTGAATGACTTGAGAATCGGCTCGGGCGGCACGGGCCGGGCATGGCTATGGGCGTAGAGTTGCAGGTAGCCAATCCAGAGCACCAGGCTGGCAACCTTGGCAGCCCGTTCGTTGACTTCCAGGCCGAGGAAGTTCTCTGGCCCCACTTCAATCAGCTCGGCCTGTCCGCCTAGACGTTCCAGAAAGGCCACAACCTCGGCTTCCAGGTCTTTGACCAGTTCCATGCTGACGTAGAGGAAGTTCCCCGTTCCGCAGGCTGGGTCAAGCACTTTGACCTCACGGAGCGCTGCGAGAAACGCCCGCACCTTGTCCACAGCATTCTCGCGGGCCTTGCGGTGGGTTTCGGCGTCGTCCTCTTCCTCCACGCCGCGCAGGGCGTCTTCGACTTCGACTTGGACGCCCTGCCAGTCCTCACGCAGCGGCTCCAGCACCACCCGGCGCACCAGCCGCTCGACGTAGGCGCGGGGCGTGTAGTGCGCCCCCAGGCGGTGACGCTCATCTTTGTTCAGTGCCCGCTCGACCAACGTGCCGAAGATGCTGGGTTCCACTTCACTCCAGTCCATCTTTGCGGCGTCAATCAGCATCTCCAACTGCTCCGCCGTGACCGGCAGCACTTCCACGTCCTCGAACAGCCCGCCGTTGAAATGCAGAATCTGAGCCTGAAGGAAGGTGCTGTACCCGCCTTTCGCCATGTTGCTCCACAGTTCGGTCATGCTTGGCACGAAGGCGGCGGGCTTGTTCTTGATGCTCCCCAAAGCCGCCTTGAACGGCTCCTGCTTCTTTTGCGGGTCGTCGCTGAAGAGGTTCATGTCCTCGGCGAACATCGTGAAAATCATCCGCATCAGGAAGGTGCTGACCTGCTCAGGCGTAAAGCGGGGCTGCCCGTTTTCCCCCTTGGTCTTCTCCAGGCTCTTGCCGAGTTCGGCGAGCTTGGCGGCCACGTCCCGCGTGGCTTTGGCGGCCTGCCTGGACGGGTCGAGGCTCATCGGGTCCAGCCAGATGGTACGGAGGCGCTCGCGGACTTCGGGCTTGAGGAGGTCGGTCAGCGGAATGCGGTTGTTCAGCGCACTGGGAAAGGGGAGGTAATTACCGCCGGTACGGGTGAATTCGGCATACACCTCAATCATGTAACCCACGTCCACCACGAGGACGAAGGGTGGCCGACCTTCTTCAGCGGGGAGGAAGCGCACATAGGCTTCCGCTTGAGCTTTGGCCTTGACCATGCTGGTGTCGTAGCCCGCTGTGCCGCGTACCCCATGACCCTTTTTCTTGACGGGCTTTTTGGCTTTATTCCCGCCCTTTTCCTCTTTCTCGACGCCCTGCTTGGTTTCCATGACGAACGAACCCTGGCGGTAGAGGTCAATGAAGCGCGACGTGCTCTTGCCGTCCGTGAACACTTCCCTGACCTCGCGCTCGAAGACGTAACTGCCGTTGCCTGCTGCGGTCGTGACATCGGGACGTGGCACTTCAATGAGGTCACACAGCTCCGCCAGGAAGCTGACGTAGTTGGCCCGCTCGCCACCGCCCGAAGGCGACCAGCGAGCTACAAATTCTTCAGGGGTAAAAGATGATTTGGGCAAGGCAAAAGGGCAGCTCCTAATAATTTGGGCACAACAAGAAGTCGCCGCCTAGGCGGTCAAATTTCTTAAAAGTGCCTCCACCAGGAGCAACCCCACACACGGAGGTTTAGTTTCGGTAGAGCGAGAATAGAAGCTTGGTCAGGGCGCAGTGGTGAGAACGGGCAAGAGACGAGAGTAGTGCGGAAGTTCACCTCCTCCGGAAAAAGACCTTTTTCGAATGCAGAGGCAGAACTACACCGTTTCTTCGGCGGTGGGAGCCTACCTTCCTCCGTGCACCCCCGCCGCCGGATGCCCTCCAATCTCTTCCGGCAGAACGTCACTCCGCACCAGCGACTGCGCCACGCACTCCAGCGCCAGCACCAGCCCGTCGCCCAGGCCTGCCCGGAGACAGAGCGTTCCCCGATCATTCCGGTAAATCGGGTGCTCGTCGTCGTCCTGGCGTCGGCCCTGCTTGCGCCCGTCCATCCGTTCACTCTGGTCTTCAATCCAGCGGCACAGCGCCGCCCAGCCACTCGCCCCCACCTTGAGCCCGGTCAAGCTTTCCAGTTCTGCCGCGTTTGCCACCGTCACCGTGTGCCCGTCGGCGGCGTAGACGATGGTCAGGCGGGTGTAATGCTGAATCATCGTCCCGTCGCCCGGCAGCTCGCGCACGCTGAGGATGTCCCCGTGAAAGAAGCGCCCGGTGTGGTGCTTGCGCCTCGCCTTCTCCAGCAGGGCCTCGGCCGCCATCGCCGCCGCCCGGTGGGCCTGCACCTCGTCGGCCAGCGCCAGGGCCAGGTCCGCTTTTCCCCCAGCCAGCAGCCGCGCGACTTCCAGCCCCTTCTGGTAGGCCGCCGTGAGGTTCGACTCGACCTCACCGTGCAGGGCGCTACCCTTGCGGTGATCACCGCCGACCGGCCCGCCGCTGCCCACCTGCTTTTCCCCGAGGCCGATGATCTGCCGCAGCACGCGGTGGATGCCCTGGCGCTCGCGTTCCTGTTCGGTCAGCTCGGCCAGTTCCTTGTCCGAGAGAAAGTACCGGCGGTGAATGCACTTGGCGACGTTGTTGATCAGCGCCCGGCGCTCCTGCTCCAGGGCACGCGGGCTGAGGGTGCGCGTCGGCTCGGGCAGCTTTTCGCGGACCGGCTGGCCTTTCCCGCCCCGGCCCGGCAGCTCGGCCACCTTCCGCACGGCTTCCACCCCCGCCGCCGCCAGGATGGTCCGGGCCATCTCC is from Deinococcus wulumuqiensis R12 and encodes:
- a CDS encoding class I SAM-dependent DNA methyltransferase — its product is MPKSSFTPEEFVARWSPSGGGERANYVSFLAELCDLIEVPRPDVTTAAGNGSYVFEREVREVFTDGKSTSRFIDLYRQGSFVMETKQGVEKEEKGGNKAKKPVKKKGHGVRGTAGYDTSMVKAKAQAEAYVRFLPAEEGRPPFVLVVDVGYMIEVYAEFTRTGGNYLPFPSALNNRIPLTDLLKPEVRERLRTIWLDPMSLDPSRQAAKATRDVAAKLAELGKSLEKTKGENGQPRFTPEQVSTFLMRMIFTMFAEDMNLFSDDPQKKQEPFKAALGSIKNKPAAFVPSMTELWSNMAKGGYSTFLQAQILHFNGGLFEDVEVLPVTAEQLEMLIDAAKMDWSEVEPSIFGTLVERALNKDERHRLGAHYTPRAYVERLVRRVVLEPLREDWQGVQVEVEDALRGVEEEDDAETHRKARENAVDKVRAFLAALREVKVLDPACGTGNFLYVSMELVKDLEAEVVAFLERLGGQAELIEVGPENFLGLEVNERAAKVASLVLWIGYLQLYAHSHARPVPPEPILKSFKNIRNTDAVLLYSSTRVNDKATRWDGKTRIKTPDGQDVPDPEARIPDMTYLSTAQAPWPFADFIVGNPPFIGAGPMRETLGDGYVKALRSTYKISKLHPGVPDSADFVMYWWFRAAQLMTLPKLRRFGFVTTNSIKQTFNRRVIEQSVDNKTMSLLYAVPDHPWVDEADGADVRIAMTVVGKGSAEGVLERVVSEKVGEYGEFEVETEAVTGRINADLTVGVDVTKAVALKAMEGLSNPGVKLHGKGFIVTPKRAAELGLGRIKGLEEHIREYRNGRDLNGNSRGAMVIDLFGLSEKEVQQSFPEIYQHVKLTVKPERDLNNRASYRNNWWIFGEPRSDFRPALTGLPRYIATVETSKHRTFQFLDKSILPDNMLVAIAHDDAYVLGVLSSRIHVVWALAQGSRLGVGNDPRYNKTRCFNTFPFPEATAEQKAAIRERAQALDDHRKARLALHDDLTLTELYNVLEKLRSGVALTDKERDVHERGLVDTLKGHHDELDALVADAYGWPAELDEQTILGHLSILNAERAAEERQDRVRYLRPEYQNPNATVQALLVEAEEAAAAEAKRPTFPRKLGEQSRVIRQALREAARPMNAEQVARIFRGARTDRVEEVLEVLVALGQAREGAEHGGYVA